A genomic region of Microtus ochrogaster isolate Prairie Vole_2 chromosome 15, MicOch1.0, whole genome shotgun sequence contains the following coding sequences:
- the LOC101991269 gene encoding apolipoprotein L3-like, whose amino-acid sequence MALPVLSIADNITTIITNEVGRDDLKLLITEDGVWKAFVAKAALSSEEEAALRDALKQHLAREPADENDETEKRQRKKNFLKEFPELKRKLEEHISKLRALADHLDEVHKGCTISNVVSGSTGIAATIAGFLLAPFTGGVSLAIAAAGLGAASAATGLTTTIVEESIRGSDESEARRLVEASMDIMKRILKIMPLITLKVSSKGMELFCAWKTIRDHIQAIRTGRIRNFTTFRDGIRQLRNLISHDIPLGTRLARIGKGVGNVSLFGFDVYNLVTDSIDLHNGAKTKSAGALREVANNLEERLREFEQHHKDLQSF is encoded by the exons ATGGCGTTACCAG TGTTAAGCATCGCGGACAACATAACTACCATCATCACTAACGAAGTGGGCAGAGATGACCTGAAGCTCTTGATAACTGAAGATGGAGTCTGGAAGGCGTTTGTGGCAAAAGCAGCATTGTCAAG CGAGGAGGAAGCTGCCCTGCGTGATGCACTGAAGCAGCATTTAGCCCGGGAGCCTGCAGATGAAAATGATGAAACAGAAAAGAGGCAGcggaaaaaaaattttctgaaagaatttcCTGAGTTGAAAAGGAAACTTGAAGAACACATCAGTAAGCTCCGAGCTCTGGCTGACCATCTTGACGAGGTGCACAAGGGCTGCACCATCTCCAATGTGGTGTCCGGGTCCACCGGCATCGCAGCCACAATCGCTGGATTCCTTCTGGCACCCTTCACAGGAGGGGTCTCTCTGGCTATCGCAGCGGCAGGTCTAGGAGCAGCATCAGCTGCGACTGGTCTCACCACTACCATTGTGGAAGAATCCATCAGAGGGTCAGATGAAAGTGAAGCCAGGCGGCTGGTTGAAGCCAGCATGGACATAATGAAGAGAATTTTGAAGATCATGCCTTTGATCACATTGAAAGTTAGTAGTAAGGGTATGGAGTTATTTTGTGCCTGGAAAACCATCAGGGATCATATTCAAGCCATCAGGACAGGCAGAATCAGGAACTTCACAACGTTTAGAGACGGTATTAGGCAGTTGAGGAATCTCATCTCACACGATATTCCCCTAGGAACCAGACTAGCCAGGATTGGAAAAGGAGTCGGTAATGTTTCACTATTTGGATTTGATGTGTATAACCTTGTGACTGACTCCATAGATTTACACAATGGTGCAAAGACAAAGTCGGCGGGAGCGCTACGGGAGGTGGCTAACAATCTAGAAGAGAGGTTGCGTGAATTTGAGCAGCACCACAAGGATCTACAGTCATTCTAG